In a single window of the Rhopalosiphum padi isolate XX-2018 chromosome 1, ASM2088224v1, whole genome shotgun sequence genome:
- the LOC132926741 gene encoding uncharacterized protein LOC132926741, which translates to MGRLSAANDCRAISICNRMKTLLVKINDLEMSELTSLIIIICFELTMIGKFISILWRVFFDNQLSMILYRLEKIREKMIRLNLVVPMKMNWFFIIGLIVHVIANIITPLLWVKIFVGKMEIKDMISSFVLNVCQCGSLYEYILLILYIQWMVFMINENVSERKSCFSTFRDMYLEVLECLNDVNRSIYGLPVIVVFISGNFCEIINMIYKNLLFPREYMKDRYYFVFTITGLLLRTVNLIILYNVGHITEKEINRMNLVLHQRSVIERNPRIKRQIKIFILRRLHEHYRFELYGICQMNLRHLIILLNKAFAYTIIQILFKLNKQ; encoded by the exons ATGGGTCGTTTATCTGCGGCTAACGATTGCCGAGCTATATCAATTTGTAATAGGATGAAGACTTTATTg gtaaaaataaatgacttgGAAATGTCTGAACTAacgtctttaataataattatttgttttgaattaacAATGATCGGAAAATTCATATCGATTTTATGGCGTGTATTTTTCGATAATCAATTATCTATGATATTGTATAGACTtgaaaaaattcgtgaaaaaatgaTTCGTTTGAATTTGGTTGTCCCAATGAAAATGAATTGGTTTTTCATTATTGGATTAATTGTACATGTTATAGCAAATATTATAACTCCATTATTATGGGTGAAGATCTTTGTCGGAAAAATGGAAATAAAAGATATG atCTCAAGTTTTGTTTTAAACGTTTGCCAATGTGGttcattatatgaatatatactactaatattatacatacagtgGATGGTGTTCATGATCAATGAAAACGTTTCAGAAAGAAAATCATGCTTTAGTACATTCAGAGATATGTATTTGGAAGTTTTAGAATGTTTGAACGATGTCAATAGATCAATTTATGGTTTGCCGGtcattgttgtatttatttcagGAAATTTTTGTGAAAtcattaatatgatatacaaaaatttgttattcCCTAGAGAGTATATGAAAGaccgttattattttgtatttactatcacaggattattattaagaacagtgaatcttataatattatacaatgttggTCACATAACGGAAAAagag ATTAACCGAATGAATCTTGTCCTACATCAACGGTCCGTAATAGAAAGAAACCCTAGAATAAAACGTCAG atcaAGATTTTTATACTACGAAGATTGCATGAACACTATCGTTTTGAATTGTATGGAATATGTCAGATGAATCtaagacatttaattattttattaaacaaagcTTTTGCTTATACAATAATTCAAATTctgttcaaattaaataaacaataa
- the LOC132926717 gene encoding uncharacterized protein LOC132926717, producing the protein MVSCGHKTTTTKMRTADPENICAHFSISTIDNELFEVTSLIIICCYELMIVGKFVSIIWRIFFDNQLSIILSKLEKIHEKLIRLNMVEMIEIKMNWFFIIGIIVHILSSIITPLLWLYISIKNAEMINMVNWIWLTACECGSFYEYILLILYIQRMVYMINENIPERNTCLSTFRDMYLEVLECLNHINRSIYGLPVIVAFIFGNICDIIKWTYNHLLFPRTYINDQYYFLLASIELLLKIANVIILYGVGHVTEKEINRMTLVLHQRSVIERNPRIKRQIKIFILRRFHEYYRFELYGICQINLRKLLILINKTIAYLIIQIMFKLNK; encoded by the exons ATGGTGTCTTGTGGTCATAAAACAACCACCACAAAAATGAGAACCGCTGATCCCGAAAATATTTGCGCTCATTTTTCA atatcaaCAATTGATAATGAATTGTTTGAAGTTACGTCGTTAATAATTATCTGTTGTTATGAATTGATGATAGTTGGAAAATTCGTATCAATCATATGGCGTATATTTTTCGATAATCAGTTATCCATAATATTGTCAAAGCTTgaaaaaattcatgaaaaattgaTTCGCTTGAATATGGTTGAAATGATAGAAATAAAGAtgaattggttttttattattggaattattgtacatatattatcaaGTATTATAACTCCATTATTATGGTTGTACATTAGTATCAAAAATGCTGAAATGATAAATATG gttaATTGGATATGGTTAACTGCTTGCGAATGTGGTTCATTTTATGAATACatactactaatattatacatacagcgGATGGTGTAcatgataaatgaaaatattccaGAAAGAAATACATGTTTAAGTACATTCAGAGATATGTATTTGGAAGTTTTAGAATGCTTAAACCATATAAACAGATCAATTTATGGTTTGCCGGTCATTGTTGCATTTATTTTCGGAAATATTTGTGATATCATTAAATGGACATACAATCATTTGTTATTTCCTAGAACGTATATTAAcgatcagtattattttttattggctAGCAtagaattgttattaaaaatagccaatgttataatattatatggagtTGGTCACGTAACGGAAAAagag atTAACCGGATGACTCTTGTTCTACATCAACGGTCCGTAATAGAAAGAAATCCTAGAATAAAACgacag atTAAGATTTTTATACTACGAAGATTTCACGAATACTATCGTTTTGAGCTGTATGGAATATGTCAAATCAATCTAAGAAaactacttattttaataaacaaaacaattgcttatttaataattcaaattatgttcaaattaaataaataa
- the LOC132920452 gene encoding uncharacterized protein LOC132920452, protein MVYMINEQILEKGSNVCTLRDTHLEVVECLKDINRSIYGISAVVSFIVSNICQIILTLYYHVIFSRNIYIEGEFLYAIISILTRLINIMVLYGIGHATEKEINRMSLVLHQRSIIENNPRIKRQIKFFILRRLHEHYHFELYGICQINPRQLLILSNKALAYLLIQTLFKLNKK, encoded by the exons ATGGTATACATGATAAATGAACAAATTCTGGAAAAAGGGTCAAATGTATGTACATTAAGGGACACGCATTTGGAAGTTGTTGAATGTTTAAAAGATATAAATAGATCAATATACGGTATATCGGCCGTAGTAAGCTTTATTGTGTCAAACATCTGTCAAATCATATTAACACTTTATTATCATGTAATATTTTCGAGAAACATTTACATCGAAGGTGAGTTTTTATATGCCATCATATCAATATTGACAAGGCTTAtcaatattatggtattatatggGATTGGTCATGCCACAGAAAAAgag atAAATCGCATGAGTCTTGTCTTACATCAACGGTCCATTATAGAAAACAATCCTCGAATAAAACGCCag ataaaattttttatactacgAAGATTGCACGAACACTATCACTTTGAGCTATATGGAATATGTCAGATTAATCCAAGACAACTActaattttatcaaacaaagCCTTAGCTTACTTATTGATTCAAACTctgttcaaattaaataaaaaataa
- the LOC132926707 gene encoding uncharacterized protein LOC132926707, with amino-acid sequence MSVISVLNNFNRGFLIFGIGCINYGQRNFKTIWMFYFLRYLLTSVGFHEFYKFNLWLSKNDQEVSEVTSLVIITCYEVVFIGKFISIIWRIFFDKKLSTILTKLEKIHEKLIRLNVAGSMKIKMNWFFIIGITVYVIASITSLLIWIKINIKNVLIIDLVPWICLFVCECSSFYEYILLILYIRWMVYMVNENILERKSCLSTFRDMYLEAVECLNDVNKSIYGLPGILAYITGNICDIIKMIYSHMLFPRNYNLHDGYYSAFAIIGFLLKTANVIILYGVGHITEKEVNRMSIVLHQRSLIERNPRIKRQIKIFILRGLHEYYRFELYGICQINRRQLLILVNKTFAYLIIQILFKL; translated from the exons ATGAGTGTGAtatcagtattaaataattttaatagaggTTTTTTGATATTCGGTATTGGTTGTATCAACTACGGCCAAAGAAATTTTAAGACGATTtggatgttttattttttacgatatcTATTAACTTCTGTTGGTTTCCACGAATTTTACAAATTCAACTTATGG ctttCAAAAAATGATCAGGAAGTATCCGAAGTAACGTCGCTAGTAATTATCACCTGTTATGAGGTGGTATTTATTGGAAAATTCATATCAATTATATGgcgtatattttttgataaaaaactgTCCACCATATTGACAAAGCTTGAAAAAATTCACGAAAAGTTGATTCGCTTGAATGTGGCAGgctcaatgaaaataaaaatgaattggttTTTCATTATTGGAATTACTGTATATGTTATAGCAAGTATAACATCTCTTTTAATatggataaaaattaatatcaaaaatgtattaataattgatttg gtTCCTTGgatatgtttatttgtttgcGAATGTAGTTCATTTTATGAATACatactactaatattatacatacggtGGATGGTGTACATggtaaatgaaaacattttggaAAGAAAATCATGTTTAAGTACATTCAGAGATATGTATTTGGAAGCTGTAGAATGCTTAAACGATgtcaataaatcaatttatggtTTACCGGGAATTTTAGCATATATTACAGGAAATATTTGTGATATCATTAAAATGATATACAGTCATATGTTATTCCCCAGGAACTATAATCTTCACGATGGTTATTATTCTGCATTTGctattattggatttttattaaaaacggccaatgttattatattatacggagtTGGTCACATAACAGAAAAagag GTTAACCGAATGAGTATTGTCTTACATCAACGGTCCTTAATAGAAAGAAACCCTAGAATAAAACGtcag ATCAAGATTTTTATACTACGAGGATTGCATGAATACTATCGTTTTGAGTTGTATGGAATATGTCAAATTAATCGAAGACAGCTACTTATCTTAGTTAACAAAACATTtgcttatttaataattcaaattctgttcaaatta